A portion of the Paenibacillus hamazuiensis genome contains these proteins:
- a CDS encoding GntR family transcriptional regulator, which produces MAKRNGSSTLSENVTKKLQSDILAGQYEPGSPLIVSELAKGFDVSVAVVREALTRLATHGLVLQNPNHGFSVKTASEEELNSIVEARLINESAALRLSIAHGDLTWESHVIAVHHKLSQTAEYEEVNQKLAVREEWSDIHRQFHYQLIAACPNPVLLDICRRLWDLSEFYRHWSFQQQPTRDGRAEHKALTDAVLSRDSVRAVEIFRTHIKLTADNLFDNR; this is translated from the coding sequence ATGGCCAAAAGAAACGGTTCGTCCACATTAAGCGAAAATGTCACAAAGAAACTGCAGTCCGATATTCTGGCAGGACAATATGAACCGGGCTCTCCATTAATCGTTTCGGAATTAGCCAAAGGGTTCGATGTCTCGGTTGCCGTCGTACGGGAAGCACTGACCCGGCTCGCGACCCATGGCCTCGTTTTACAAAATCCGAATCACGGATTTTCAGTGAAGACGGCGTCGGAAGAAGAACTGAATAGCATCGTCGAGGCGCGGTTGATCAACGAATCCGCAGCATTACGCCTGTCCATCGCCCATGGCGATCTCACGTGGGAATCCCATGTAATCGCCGTTCACCACAAATTATCGCAAACGGCCGAGTACGAGGAAGTGAATCAAAAGCTTGCCGTTCGCGAAGAGTGGTCCGACATCCACCGTCAATTCCATTACCAACTTATCGCCGCTTGTCCAAATCCGGTTCTCCTCGATATCTGCAGACGCCTTTGGGATTTGAGCGAATTTTATCGACATTGGTCATTCCAGCAGCAGCCGACTCGCGATGGCCGCGCCGAACATAAGGCATTGACAGATGCCGTTCTTAGCCGCGACAGTGTTCGCGCCGTCGAGATTTTTAGAACGCACATCAAACTCACCGCGGATAACCTGTTTGATAACCGGTAA
- the greA gene encoding transcription elongation factor GreA, which yields MKNEQTILTPEGLKKIEEELQELKTVKRRELAERLKVAISYGDLKENSEYHSAKEDQAFMETRIQTLERMLKNARVVEAGSVSSNEVSVGSVVVLNDVEFAEKIEYQIVGPAEANVNENKISYESPLGKELLGKKAGDIIRVDAPMGVIQYELLEIKAL from the coding sequence GTGAAAAATGAACAAACGATTTTGACGCCGGAAGGCTTGAAGAAAATTGAGGAAGAGCTGCAGGAGCTGAAAACCGTGAAGCGCAGAGAGCTGGCAGAGAGGCTCAAGGTCGCGATCAGCTACGGAGATTTGAAAGAGAACAGCGAATATCACTCGGCCAAAGAAGATCAGGCGTTCATGGAGACGCGAATCCAGACGTTGGAACGCATGCTGAAAAACGCACGCGTCGTCGAAGCCGGCAGCGTGAGTTCGAACGAAGTGAGCGTCGGATCCGTCGTCGTTTTGAACGACGTGGAATTCGCGGAGAAAATCGAATACCAGATCGTCGGCCCCGCGGAAGCCAACGTTAACGAGAACAAAATTTCCTATGAAAGTCCCCTCGGCAAAGAGCTTCTTGGTAAAAAAGCGGGAGACATCATCCGCGTGGACGCTCCCATGGGAGTCATTCAATACGAGCTGCTCGAGATCAAAGCCCTATAG
- the cyoA gene encoding ubiquinol oxidase subunit II, whose amino-acid sequence MTIAKIMQRLTAFGMLAGISLLASGCESMVVLDPKGPIGAQQRDLIYFTMLLCLIVLVPVLLLTAWIVWRFRDKKDNKAPYQPKWAHSTKLELVWWGIPIIIILVLAVTTARYTHALDPAKPIQSSAKPVTIQVTSLDWKWLFQYPDQGIATVNYLVIPEDTPIRFELTSDGPMNSFWIPQLGGMIYTMSGMSTTLYLQADEQGEYMGSGANFTGRDFAKMGFTAKAVAQGDFEKWVKEAKTSGKQLTEEGYLKLALPGTSEQMTYASIPDGLFKRIVHEYSMSRGALAGIGQKAKTLSEQHAKEDGETGSAPAELPPKTAPSSGGHSGHNMKEMNH is encoded by the coding sequence ATGACAATTGCGAAGATCATGCAACGTCTTACCGCGTTCGGCATGCTGGCGGGCATCTCCTTGCTCGCCTCCGGATGCGAATCGATGGTCGTCCTCGATCCGAAAGGACCCATCGGCGCTCAGCAGCGCGACCTGATTTATTTTACGATGCTGCTTTGCCTTATAGTTCTTGTTCCGGTGCTGCTGCTCACGGCATGGATTGTGTGGCGGTTCCGCGACAAAAAGGACAACAAGGCGCCGTACCAGCCGAAATGGGCGCACAGCACCAAGCTGGAGCTCGTCTGGTGGGGGATTCCCATCATCATCATTCTTGTGCTTGCCGTCACAACGGCGCGCTACACCCATGCGCTCGATCCGGCCAAGCCGATCCAATCCAGCGCCAAACCGGTTACGATTCAGGTGACGTCGCTCGATTGGAAATGGTTGTTCCAGTATCCCGATCAGGGCATTGCCACCGTCAACTATTTGGTGATTCCGGAAGACACGCCGATCCGCTTCGAGCTTACTTCGGACGGTCCGATGAATTCCTTCTGGATTCCTCAGCTCGGCGGCATGATTTACACGATGTCCGGCATGTCGACCACGCTGTACCTGCAGGCCGATGAGCAGGGAGAGTATATGGGAAGCGGGGCCAATTTTACAGGCCGCGATTTCGCGAAAATGGGCTTTACCGCCAAGGCTGTTGCCCAAGGGGATTTTGAGAAGTGGGTGAAAGAAGCCAAGACAAGCGGAAAGCAATTAACCGAAGAAGGCTACCTGAAGCTTGCATTGCCCGGCACGTCGGAGCAGATGACGTACGCTTCGATTCCGGACGGATTGTTCAAGCGGATCGTGCACGAATATTCCATGAGCCGCGGCGCACTGGCCGGCATCGGCCAGAAGGCCAAAACGCTCAGCGAGCAGCATGCCAAAGAGGACGGGGAAACCGGGTCTGCACCGGCTGAGCTTCCACCGAAGACAGCCCCAAGCAGCGGAGGCCATTCCGGCCACAACATGAAAGAGATGAATCATTAG
- a CDS encoding cbb3-type cytochrome c oxidase subunit I, with amino-acid sequence MLDKIKEFASWFFVTGDPLIYGADIAIALTTAAIIFVLTYFKKWKWLWREWLTTVDHKRVGIMYIIASLLMLFRGGVDALLMRTQLAFPDMQFLSPEHYNQVFTTHGVIMILFMAMPLMFGLFNIAVPLQIGARDVAFPFLNSLSFWLFFMGAMLFNMSFVIGGSADAGWLSYPPLSEMTGSPGVGQDFYIWGIQISGIGSLMTGINFIVTIVKMRAPGMTWSKIPMFTWSVLSSCITIIIAFPVLTVTLALLFLDRYLGAHFFTMDGGGNAMMYVNLIWMWGHPEVYIVVLPAFGIYSEIVSTFSKKRLFGYGSMVFAMMSISLMSYFTWLHHFFTMGSGANVNTFFAITTMIIAIPTGVKIFNWLFTMYRGRLTFSTPMLWSIAFIPCFVVGGMTGVMLSVAPADFQFHNSYFLIAHFHQVLIGGVAFGYFAGLYYWWPKMFGFKLNETLGKWAFWIWNIGFYVCFMPQYFVGLDGMTRRVSTYSWDTGWWGLNFTSTIGGFLMGIGFLFQVWQIAHSIKFMEKDTTGDPWNGRTLEWSIPSPAPLYNFATTPQVTERDDWWEEKERIAAGKAPKPQPVLEPIHMPKNSAIPFIQSVCWFAVGFGLVFHWLWIAIPGLLGVGITMLAHSFNYDTDYYIPVDEIIRTEEAARRSV; translated from the coding sequence ATGCTGGATAAAATCAAAGAGTTCGCTTCGTGGTTTTTCGTTACCGGCGACCCGCTCATTTACGGCGCGGATATCGCCATCGCCCTGACAACGGCAGCCATTATCTTTGTTTTAACGTATTTCAAAAAGTGGAAATGGCTCTGGCGGGAATGGCTCACCACGGTCGATCATAAACGCGTCGGGATCATGTACATCATCGCATCCCTGCTCATGCTGTTCCGCGGAGGGGTCGATGCGCTGCTCATGCGGACGCAGCTGGCGTTTCCGGATATGCAATTTTTGTCACCGGAGCACTATAACCAGGTATTCACCACACACGGCGTCATCATGATCCTGTTCATGGCGATGCCGCTCATGTTCGGCTTGTTCAACATCGCCGTACCGCTGCAAATCGGCGCGCGCGACGTCGCGTTTCCGTTTCTGAACTCACTCAGCTTCTGGCTGTTTTTCATGGGCGCGATGTTATTCAACATGTCGTTTGTCATCGGCGGTTCAGCGGATGCCGGTTGGCTGTCGTACCCGCCGCTGTCGGAAATGACGGGCAGTCCCGGCGTAGGGCAGGATTTCTATATTTGGGGCATTCAAATATCCGGTATCGGCTCCTTGATGACGGGCATCAACTTTATCGTCACGATCGTCAAAATGCGGGCTCCCGGCATGACCTGGTCGAAGATACCGATGTTCACCTGGTCGGTGCTGTCGAGCTGTATCACGATTATCATTGCGTTCCCGGTGCTGACGGTTACGCTGGCGCTGCTGTTCCTCGACCGCTATCTCGGGGCGCATTTCTTCACGATGGACGGCGGCGGCAACGCCATGATGTACGTCAACCTGATCTGGATGTGGGGCCACCCCGAAGTGTATATCGTCGTGCTGCCGGCATTCGGCATTTATTCCGAAATCGTATCGACGTTTTCGAAAAAACGGCTGTTCGGGTACGGCTCCATGGTGTTTGCGATGATGAGCATCAGCCTCATGTCGTATTTCACCTGGCTCCATCACTTCTTTACGATGGGCTCGGGAGCGAACGTCAACACGTTCTTCGCCATAACGACGATGATCATTGCGATCCCGACGGGCGTGAAAATTTTCAACTGGCTGTTCACCATGTACCGCGGCCGCCTTACGTTCAGCACGCCGATGCTTTGGTCGATCGCGTTCATTCCGTGTTTCGTCGTCGGCGGCATGACGGGAGTTATGCTTTCGGTAGCGCCGGCGGACTTCCAGTTCCATAACAGCTACTTCCTGATCGCGCACTTCCACCAGGTGCTGATCGGCGGCGTCGCCTTCGGTTATTTCGCGGGACTGTATTACTGGTGGCCGAAAATGTTCGGCTTCAAGCTGAACGAAACGCTCGGCAAATGGGCGTTCTGGATTTGGAACATCGGGTTCTATGTCTGCTTCATGCCGCAATATTTCGTCGGCCTTGACGGCATGACCCGCCGCGTCAGCACGTACAGCTGGGACACCGGCTGGTGGGGGCTCAACTTCACCTCGACGATCGGCGGCTTCCTGATGGGGATCGGCTTCTTGTTCCAGGTATGGCAGATCGCACACAGCATCAAGTTTATGGAAAAAGATACGACGGGCGATCCGTGGAACGGCCGCACGCTCGAATGGTCGATTCCTTCCCCGGCGCCGCTGTACAACTTCGCAACGACACCGCAGGTCACGGAGCGCGACGATTGGTGGGAAGAGAAGGAGCGCATCGCCGCAGGCAAAGCGCCGAAACCGCAGCCGGTTTTGGAGCCGATTCATATGCCGAAAAACTCGGCGATCCCGTTCATTCAGTCGGTTTGCTGGTTTGCGGTCGGCTTCGGCCTTGTATTTCACTGGCTGTGGATCGCGATTCCCGGATTGCTCGGGGTGGGCATAACGATGCTGGCGCATTCGTTTAATTACGATACGGACTATTATATCCCTGTGGATGAAATTATACGCACCGAAGAAGCGGCAAGGAGGTCTGTCTGA
- the cyoC gene encoding cytochrome o ubiquinol oxidase subunit III, with translation MAHASHMHSNAAHEAGHDGHHDLEELRKFGFWIFLITDCILFSALFATYLVLKDSTAGGPTGKEIFEMPGVIAETFILLTSSFTSGLAVLAMNAGSRKGLMGWLAVTVLLGACFIGLEITEFVKLVEEGHNISSSAFLSAFFTLVGTHGLHVTLGLFWITALIIQLSRHGITPVTQRKVHITSLYWHFLDAVWIFVFTIVYLMGVM, from the coding sequence ATGGCACATGCAAGTCATATGCATTCGAATGCTGCCCATGAAGCCGGCCATGACGGCCATCATGACCTGGAGGAGCTTCGCAAATTCGGCTTTTGGATTTTTCTGATCACCGACTGTATTTTGTTTTCCGCGCTGTTCGCCACGTATCTCGTCCTTAAGGACAGCACGGCCGGAGGGCCCACGGGGAAAGAGATTTTTGAGATGCCCGGCGTCATCGCGGAAACGTTCATCCTGCTGACGAGCAGCTTCACCAGCGGTTTGGCGGTTCTCGCCATGAACGCAGGAAGCCGCAAGGGACTTATGGGATGGCTCGCCGTCACCGTTTTGCTCGGCGCCTGCTTTATCGGGCTGGAGATCACCGAATTCGTAAAGCTGGTGGAGGAAGGTCATAATATTTCGTCCAGCGCGTTTCTTTCGGCTTTCTTTACTCTTGTAGGCACCCACGGGCTTCACGTTACGCTCGGTTTGTTCTGGATCACGGCGCTGATCATCCAGCTTTCCCGCCACGGCATCACGCCGGTTACCCAACGCAAGGTGCATATTACGAGCTTGTACTGGCACTTTCTGGACGCGGTCTGGATTTTCGTGTTCACGATCGTCTATCTGATGGGGGTGATGTGA
- the cyoD gene encoding cytochrome o ubiquinol oxidase subunit IV, producing MAQHGSTHGSHSGHGGGHGSLKEYVIGFALSIILTIIPLLVVMNGWLHGTAAIIVLLGTAALQFAVQLLFFMHLREEKGPRYNLMTLILGLIVVITVVIGSLWIMANNPMY from the coding sequence ATGGCGCAGCACGGCAGCACGCACGGCAGCCATTCCGGCCATGGCGGCGGGCATGGTTCGCTGAAGGAATATGTCATAGGGTTCGCCCTCTCCATTATTTTGACGATTATCCCGCTTCTGGTCGTCATGAACGGCTGGCTGCACGGAACGGCGGCGATCATCGTGTTACTCGGCACGGCGGCGCTCCAGTTCGCCGTCCAGCTCCTGTTTTTCATGCATCTGCGGGAAGAAAAGGGACCGCGTTACAACCTGATGACGCTCATTCTCGGATTGATCGTCGTCATCACGGTCGTCATCGGCTCCTTATGGATCATGGCGAACAATCCGATGTATTAA
- a CDS encoding response regulator transcription factor, with the protein MFKLLLIEDDATLFHEIKERLSQWAYEVHGVTDFAKVLEQFISTKPDLVIIDIQLPKFDGFHWCRQIRAHSNVPILFLSSRDHPSDMVMSMQLGADDFIQKPFHFDVLIAKIQAILRRVYNYGAEPVKLKTWCGAAVDFEKNTVTNEAGSVELTKNELHILRILIENKNRIVSREDIITSLWDDQRFVSDNTLTVNVNRLRKKLDELGLGRFIETKVGQGYIAAEEAGDSHD; encoded by the coding sequence TTGTTTAAGCTGCTTTTGATCGAAGACGACGCGACTCTGTTTCACGAGATCAAGGAACGTTTGTCCCAGTGGGCTTACGAGGTTCACGGGGTAACGGACTTTGCCAAGGTGCTCGAGCAGTTCATCTCGACGAAGCCGGATTTGGTCATTATCGATATTCAGCTGCCCAAATTCGACGGATTTCACTGGTGCCGCCAAATCCGCGCTCATTCCAACGTGCCGATCTTGTTTCTCTCCTCGCGCGACCACCCTTCGGATATGGTCATGTCCATGCAGCTCGGAGCCGACGATTTCATCCAGAAGCCGTTTCACTTCGATGTGCTGATCGCCAAAATCCAGGCCATTCTGCGGCGGGTCTATAACTACGGCGCCGAGCCGGTCAAGCTGAAGACATGGTGCGGGGCCGCGGTCGATTTTGAGAAAAATACGGTAACAAACGAAGCCGGATCGGTGGAGCTGACGAAAAACGAGCTTCATATTTTACGAATTTTGATCGAAAATAAAAACCGGATCGTCAGCCGGGAGGACATCATTACGAGCTTGTGGGACGATCAGCGTTTTGTCAGCGACAACACGCTGACGGTCAACGTAAACCGGCTGCGGAAGAAGCTGGACGAGCTTGGTCTCGGACGGTTTATCGAAACGAAGGTCGGACAAGGATACATAGCGGCGGAAGAGGCAGGGGATTCACATGATTAG
- a CDS encoding sensor histidine kinase: protein MIRKYIAERRSWLLFFAFLQLLLLFIGYVDAALPFESMLYIVFLSTLVFLGFAVARYHRETRFYKLLENEEPPGSESEVAARSPFERVVAACLEGQAQRLGLAASHSETLLEQEKDELLSWIHEVKTPLTAMRLMIDRLENEPLKGPLTYEWLRIHLLLDRQLHQRRLPFLENDLYMEQVDLAQLLHMELKTLQIWCIQKGIGFDVELEVKEVLSDAKWLAFILRQLLTNAVKYSDASSDIAVSSCVQDGHMKLEIKDCGRGIDPKDLPRIFDKGFTSTNHHADGAATGMGLYLARKAADKLHIRISVRSEPGAGAAFTLTFPKRNDFVQMTGM from the coding sequence ATGATTAGAAAATATATCGCGGAGAGGCGCAGCTGGCTGCTGTTTTTCGCGTTTCTTCAGCTGCTCCTTTTGTTTATCGGTTATGTGGACGCCGCCCTTCCGTTCGAATCGATGCTTTATATCGTTTTTCTGTCGACGCTTGTCTTTCTGGGCTTTGCCGTCGCACGTTACCACCGGGAGACCCGATTTTACAAACTGCTGGAAAATGAAGAGCCGCCGGGCAGCGAAAGCGAAGTCGCCGCGCGCAGTCCCTTTGAACGCGTCGTGGCAGCCTGTCTGGAAGGCCAGGCGCAACGGCTCGGGCTGGCTGCCTCGCACAGCGAGACGCTGCTCGAACAGGAGAAGGATGAGCTGCTGTCGTGGATTCATGAGGTGAAGACGCCGCTGACGGCCATGCGTTTAATGATCGACAGGCTGGAAAACGAACCGCTCAAAGGACCGCTCACCTACGAATGGCTGCGCATCCATTTGCTTCTGGACCGGCAGCTACATCAGAGGCGTCTCCCTTTTTTGGAGAATGACTTGTACATGGAGCAGGTCGATTTGGCGCAATTGCTGCACATGGAGCTCAAGACGCTGCAGATCTGGTGCATTCAAAAAGGGATCGGCTTCGACGTGGAGCTCGAAGTGAAGGAAGTGCTCAGCGATGCGAAGTGGCTGGCGTTCATTTTGCGGCAGCTTCTGACGAACGCCGTGAAATACAGCGACGCTTCCTCGGATATTGCCGTAAGCAGCTGCGTTCAGGACGGGCATATGAAACTAGAGATAAAAGATTGCGGCCGCGGCATCGATCCGAAGGATTTGCCGCGTATTTTCGACAAAGGATTTACTTCCACGAATCATCATGCCGACGGGGCGGCGACCGGCATGGGGCTGTATTTGGCCAGGAAGGCTGCGGACAAGCTGCATATCCGAATCTCCGTCCGATCGGAGCCGGGAGCGGGGGCTGCTTTCACCCTTACGTTCCCAAAGCGCAACGATTTCGTGCAAATGACAGGCATGTGA
- a CDS encoding ABC transporter ATP-binding protein — MPGILEAVKIHKSYGNKFNKQEVLKGIDLTITEGEFVSIMGASGSGKTTLLNVLSSIDTVSGGSIQIRGNEITGLKEKQLAEFRKRHLGFIFQEYHLLDTLTVKENVMLPLSVAKVSRQEAERKFETVATELGIYEVRDKYPNEISGGQKQRASAARAFIHEPSIIFADEPTGALDSKSASDLLNKLSGLNQQRRATIVMVTHDPVAASYSGRVVFIKDGQIYTQLYRGQETRRTFFQDIMKTQGVLGGVQDEH; from the coding sequence ATGCCGGGCATACTGGAGGCAGTCAAAATTCATAAAAGCTATGGAAATAAATTTAACAAGCAAGAGGTGCTGAAAGGTATCGACTTGACGATAACCGAAGGGGAATTCGTCAGCATTATGGGCGCATCGGGCTCGGGGAAAACGACCTTGCTGAATGTGCTTTCTTCCATCGACACCGTCAGCGGAGGGTCCATCCAAATTCGGGGAAACGAGATTACCGGACTGAAAGAAAAACAGCTGGCCGAATTTCGCAAAAGGCATTTGGGGTTTATTTTTCAGGAGTATCATTTGCTTGACACGTTAACGGTAAAGGAAAACGTCATGCTGCCGCTTTCCGTAGCCAAAGTGTCCAGGCAGGAAGCGGAGCGGAAATTCGAAACGGTGGCAACCGAGCTTGGCATTTATGAGGTGCGGGACAAATATCCGAACGAGATTTCCGGCGGCCAGAAGCAGCGCGCTTCCGCCGCCCGTGCATTCATCCATGAGCCCAGCATCATCTTCGCCGACGAGCCGACCGGTGCGCTCGATTCCAAGTCGGCGTCCGATTTGCTGAACAAGCTGAGCGGCCTGAATCAGCAGCGGAGAGCGACAATCGTCATGGTGACGCACGATCCGGTCGCCGCAAGCTACAGCGGCAGGGTCGTTTTTATCAAGGACGGGCAAATCTACACGCAGCTGTACCGGGGGCAGGAAACGCGGCGAACGTTTTTTCAGGATATTATGAAAACGCAGGGCGTTTTGGGCGGGGTGCAGGATGAGCATTAA
- a CDS encoding FtsX-like permease family protein, with translation MSIKQLIFQNIRSNLKHYYLYAFALIFSAALYFAFVTLQYDPALDETKGSVKGGASVRAASVLLVAIVAVFNLYASRIFIKRRSKEIGLLQLIGMTKHTIFRILGAENFVLYFGSLAVGTFIGFSASKLILMILFKITGVGAIATLHFSSRAFIQTVLVFTAIYLLVMLVNYAFIKRQSILALFQFRAKTEDKVSRMSFPEAMMGVAGLAMILLGYYVSSRLFGGDFTTMTELFGAMVFILAFVIIGTYLFYKGSVRLIFHLIRKRKNGYLNVREVLSLSSVMFRMKSNALLLTVITTVSALAIGLLSLSYIAYYSAEKTAEQSVPADFSINDSADAERFAAALDARHIGHRETRIEVLQAHADLSDIIDVDFEGDKLDPGTMTLSVVADTSTNVGDLNEGEAYLSGYNDLMQKFMPLKPSGNIKLAGQHETMAFTYLELKKDYILSAYFTNGGLPVAVVDANVFERLKRDADASLQKKSSEYIGIDIDDETKIGQANDVFHELNLAAGKFFASRLDVSSQQKKMMGLIMFIVGFLGLTFLITSGCILYFKQMDESGDEKPSYTILRKLGFTQSDLIQGIQAKQLLSFGIPLAVGLVHSYFAVQSGWFLFGTELWTPMTVIMALYTALYSIFGILSVLHYKKVIRESLLT, from the coding sequence ATGAGCATTAAGCAGCTGATTTTTCAAAATATAAGATCCAATCTGAAGCATTATTATTTATACGCATTTGCTCTCATCTTCAGCGCCGCGCTGTACTTCGCTTTCGTCACGCTGCAGTACGACCCGGCATTGGACGAGACGAAGGGGAGCGTCAAAGGCGGGGCCTCCGTCCGGGCCGCATCCGTTCTGCTTGTGGCGATCGTGGCGGTTTTCAATCTGTACGCTAGCCGCATTTTCATCAAGCGGCGAAGCAAGGAAATCGGCCTGCTGCAGCTTATAGGGATGACCAAACATACGATCTTCCGCATTTTAGGAGCCGAAAATTTCGTGCTTTATTTCGGTTCGCTTGCGGTCGGAACGTTCATCGGTTTTTCCGCATCCAAGCTGATCCTGATGATATTATTCAAAATTACCGGTGTGGGTGCCATAGCTACCCTGCATTTCTCATCCCGGGCGTTTATTCAAACGGTGCTTGTGTTTACGGCCATCTACCTGCTCGTCATGCTGGTAAATTACGCCTTCATCAAGCGGCAGAGCATTTTGGCGCTGTTTCAATTCCGTGCAAAAACGGAGGACAAGGTAAGCCGGATGTCGTTTCCCGAAGCGATGATGGGAGTGGCCGGGCTGGCGATGATCTTGCTTGGCTACTATGTATCCTCAAGGCTGTTCGGCGGCGATTTTACGACGATGACGGAGCTTTTCGGCGCAATGGTATTTATATTGGCTTTTGTCATCATCGGTACTTATTTGTTTTATAAAGGATCGGTCCGCCTCATCTTCCATCTGATCCGCAAAAGGAAAAACGGCTATTTAAACGTGCGGGAGGTGCTTTCGCTCTCCTCGGTCATGTTCCGGATGAAGTCGAACGCGCTGCTGCTGACCGTCATTACGACCGTATCCGCACTGGCCATCGGCCTGCTGTCGCTCAGCTACATCGCGTATTATTCCGCGGAAAAAACCGCCGAGCAGTCGGTGCCCGCCGATTTCTCCATAAACGACTCCGCGGATGCGGAAAGGTTTGCCGCGGCGTTGGATGCCCGGCATATAGGGCATCGTGAAACCCGGATCGAGGTGCTGCAGGCACACGCCGATTTGAGCGATATTATCGATGTGGATTTCGAGGGAGATAAGCTGGATCCGGGCACAATGACGCTTTCCGTGGTCGCCGATACGTCGACGAATGTCGGGGATTTGAACGAAGGCGAGGCTTATCTCTCCGGATATAACGATCTTATGCAGAAATTCATGCCGCTGAAGCCTTCCGGAAACATCAAGCTGGCCGGACAACATGAAACGATGGCGTTCACCTATTTGGAACTGAAAAAGGATTATATTCTTTCCGCGTACTTTACGAACGGCGGGCTCCCGGTGGCGGTTGTGGACGCGAACGTATTCGAGCGGCTGAAGCGGGATGCCGACGCCTCCCTGCAAAAGAAGTCGTCCGAATATATCGGGATCGACATCGACGATGAAACGAAAATCGGCCAGGCTAACGACGTTTTCCACGAATTGAATTTGGCAGCCGGCAAATTTTTCGCTTCCCGCCTGGACGTGAGCAGCCAACAGAAAAAGATGATGGGACTGATCATGTTTATCGTCGGGTTCCTCGGTCTAACCTTCCTGATCACGTCCGGCTGTATTTTATATTTCAAGCAGATGGATGAAAGTGGGGACGAAAAGCCGTCTTATACGATCTTAAGAAAGCTGGGCTTTACCCAAAGCGATTTGATCCAAGGAATTCAGGCCAAGCAGCTGCTGAGCTTCGGCATCCCTTTGGCGGTCGGCCTCGTTCACAGCTACTTTGCGGTTCAATCGGGCTGGTTTTTGTTCGGAACGGAGCTGTGGACGCCGATGACCGTGATTATGGCGCTTTACACGGCACTGTACTCGATCTTCGGCATCTTGTCCGTGCTGCATTACAAGAAGGTGATTCGGGAATCGCTGCTGACGTAA
- a CDS encoding PH domain-containing protein encodes MFKKLAADALGLSDIGKVIERKDFDKVDADDYVMHEDGEKIYFIIKSKKDEYCFTNLAFIHLDGESAISSKRILKRYSYSSHEISKVYLETAGTVDLDVEIKFHIGDVSFSIDVNKRQIEQIKDLYKALIKISEIVATNDRLYEYAIESVQIAKESIGRTSAQGASAAEQFNAINEAAYNWMKAKHAEHKIKDFGFVFDKYINL; translated from the coding sequence GTGTTTAAAAAGCTGGCGGCAGATGCGTTGGGATTAAGCGATATCGGTAAAGTCATCGAGAGGAAAGACTTCGACAAAGTCGATGCCGACGATTATGTCATGCATGAAGACGGGGAGAAAATTTACTTCATCATCAAATCGAAGAAAGACGAGTATTGCTTTACCAATCTGGCTTTCATCCATCTTGACGGGGAGAGCGCCATCAGCAGCAAGCGCATCCTGAAGCGTTACAGCTACTCCTCCCATGAAATTTCGAAGGTCTACCTGGAAACCGCAGGGACGGTTGATTTGGACGTTGAGATTAAGTTTCATATTGGCGACGTAAGCTTCTCCATAGACGTGAATAAAAGGCAAATTGAGCAGATTAAAGATTTGTATAAAGCATTAATCAAGATTTCGGAAATTGTTGCGACTAACGACCGCCTTTACGAATATGCCATCGAAAGCGTACAAATAGCCAAGGAGAGCATCGGCCGTACTTCCGCCCAGGGCGCTTCCGCCGCGGAGCAATTCAACGCTATCAACGAAGCCGCATACAATTGGATGAAGGCCAAACACGCCGAGCATAAGATTAAAGACTTTGGTTTCGTATTCGACAAATATATCAATCTGTAA